TTAAGACAGTATTGCATAATATTCAACTGATTGGTCACAGTGCAGATGCTTCATATTGGGGAGCAGAAGGTACGGCATTCGCTGAAGGTTATATTACCCTGCCGATGCAGCTGGTACTGTTCTTCGGTCTTCCATTCCCGATGTTTTTCGGTATTCTTGTAAATCAAAAGGATACAATCGATTATATGCTTCCGGGTATTTTCGGATACGGTTTTGACTTTGGTATACTTGGACTTGTCGGATTGATGTTATTTGTAGTCGGAACCATTGTAATAGGATTTAAAGTATTGAAGAAATACAGAGAGAAAAGAGAGAAAAATAATAAGAAATATCTTGGAAGAGAAGTATTATTAACTGGTGCTCTAGCATCATTCTGTGCACAATCATTAATCGGATTGTTTATATTTAACAGGTCTATTAATGGTATGGCATTATTAACATTCATTTTCGTAGGTACATTGATTTTAGCTAATGTAGTTACACTTAAAACAAGATCATAAGAGGTAGTTATATGAAAGCTTTGGTATTGCTAGGATGTCCTGAAACTCCATCTCAAACTCCAATGGCAGTTTATGTTTTTAATAAATTAACAAAATTGGGTTATGATACAACTATTGCAGCTAATCCTGCAGCTAAAAAACTGGTTAAAATTTCTGACCCTGAAGATTATTATAAGTTAAATATAGTTGATTTAGAAAGACTTTTAGGTGAAATAAACTCTGGTGACTTTGATTTATTAGTGGGTTTTGTTCACAAGGACGCAGCAGCATCATTTTTCGTAACATTTGAACAGATTTTACAATGCAAATCACTTGCCCTTGTATTTTCAAGAGATGCAGATGAAGTGGCGGAATTTGTAACAATGATTGAAGAAAGCGGAAGCAACGCTTTAATCACTGCTGTAAGAGCTTTCCATAATCCTTCACCAATTAAAGTTAAATTTGACAGAGCAATTAAGGAGATTGAATAAAATGTCTTTCTGTTTAGATACTTATTTACAGCAATCCGATAATTATGAGATTCATGCTTCAAAAGCAGGTTTTAAAGACTGTGCCATGATTATCCGTTTTAAAGCTGATGATTTGGTATATATTAAACCTGGAGATGAAGTATTAGGTGTTCGTGTAATAGGTATTCCACCAATACCAATAGGATTTGATCATGAAAAAGGAACCGTTTTCCTACCATACACCAAACCGTGTCACGGAACATCAGTT
The window above is part of the Methanobrevibacter sp. genome. Proteins encoded here:
- a CDS encoding DUF1890 domain-containing protein, producing the protein MKALVLLGCPETPSQTPMAVYVFNKLTKLGYDTTIAANPAAKKLVKISDPEDYYKLNIVDLERLLGEINSGDFDLLVGFVHKDAAASFFVTFEQILQCKSLALVFSRDADEVAEFVTMIEESGSNALITAVRAFHNPSPIKVKFDRAIKEIE
- a CDS encoding DUF1894 domain-containing protein, producing MSFCLDTYLQQSDNYEIHASKAGFKDCAMIIRFKADDLVYIKPGDEVLGVRVIGIPPIPIGFDHEKGTVFLPYTKPCHGTSVVELPIDEEEVEKIRKLDTGNKK